tattgatgatatatgttaaaaacatcctcaagattgattgttttgacttgtttctatgacctgtaatggaactttttgagtttttgtcatGGAGGAAATGGTCGCGCCtccatgaagatggattactgggctgaacacgcgaacaacaagtggctatttggacataaatgatgggctttatggaacaaatcagtcatttattgttgaactgggattcctgggagtgccttctgatgaagatcatcaaaggtaagtgaatatttatagtgttttttctAACTAATGTTGACTCCAAGATGGCGGAATTGTCTAATGGTTTATAATCAGGTACTGAGCGCCGTTCTAAGATTATGCTTCtgccgtaaagttttttttaaatctggcacagcggttgcatagaggatCAGTCCctatttaattctgtgaataacagcatattttatcaatgtttatgagtatttctgggaaaatcaccggatgttttggaattaaaatattactgcacgtaacgcgccaatgtaaactgagatttttgtatataaatatgcacattatagaacaaaacatacatgtattgtgtaacatgatgtcccatgagtgtcatctgataaagatcatcaaaggttagggattaattttatctatatttctgctttttgtgactcatatctttggctggaaaatggctgtgtgtgtttttgtgacttgactctgacctaacataatcatatgttgtgccttcgctgtaaatcatttttgaaatcggacaccatgggaagattaacaagatgtttatctttcatttgctgtattggacttgttaatgtgtgaaagttacatatttattttaaaaaattgaatttttcagcggaatgttgtggggttccgctagcggaacactTGGCCTAGACaggttaaaggcccacaacagcgaAAATCCACTGTAAAAGTGATGCCAACAGCGtagccatgatgttgtacaaTAATTGACGGCTGTAATGAATGTAAAGATTATTTGACAtttgtcttcattgacatttgtcttaaaatgagcaagaatagtcatattgtcttgttttcacattagtagtaacataTAAGATTGTAGACTAGAAATAAGTTATTAATGTTGTTGAAACTCTAAGCAGTGTACCAGATGACTTTTGGTTTCCAATATaggcccctttctgtgtttgctaaAATTGCGACATGAGGGCAATAAACACACAATTTGATTGCAGAAACACctccctgctaatgaggaaaccgatagatatggatgtagtatatctgcctgCAGCAAAAACGGTGAGCAAAgattttagtttttcacaatgtattctgaatttgaatgggggaaaactcaggggagtaacctccatttccaggttgcttattagtgcatttcacactaatttggattataattgtaaggctcgtttgaatgtcctgctcaatataatgtttgtgtcatcatcgcaaatcaaccgctttgtactttaaaaaaaaaacacttcaaccagtaaaatgctctTTGGCTAGTTTTTCCATCAGCCTGACAATGAGGGATTGTACACGGTTTGCCAAATTGGCTCATAACGTCACCTAACAACAAATAAAGGAAAATAGCTCTGTGTGTTGTACAATAGCCTATCCATCAAGGAGCAGTTCTCTACACATTATGACCAAAGTAGGGATGTTGGATCCAACATGGAGCACGGCATAGCTGTCTTTACCAGAGTAATGAATGAAGAAgcactttggttgttgttgcatgtcgtgatgtttgtcatgcgactgtcattcagaaaatgatttcctggatcagctgatgataTTTGAACATGTGACTAAAATAAAGTTAggatattttttttcacctttatttaaccagataggcaagttgagaacaagttctcattttcaaaTGTGACCTGgcgaagataaagcaaagcagtgtgacaaaaacaacacagagttacacgtgggataaacaaacaaacagtcaataacacaatagaaaaatctatatagtgtgtgcaaatggagtacgGAGGTAAGGCAAAAAAATGGCCGTAGTAGCgcagtaattacaatttagcaaattaacaccggagagatagatgtgcagatgatgatgtgcaagtagaaatactggtgtgtaaaatacaaattaaaaaataaaaacatggggatgaggtaggcagTTGGATggactgtttacagatgggctgtgtacagctgcagcaatcgataaactgctcagatagctgatgcttaaagttagtgagggagatataagtctccaacttcagcgatttctgcaatttgttccagtcattggcagcagagaactggaaggaaaggcagcaaaatgaggtgttggcttttggggtgaccagtgagatatacctcctggagtgcgtgctatgggtgggtgttgctatggttaccAATGAGCTGAgttaaggcggagctttacctagcaaagacatatagatgacctggagccagtgggtttggcgacgaatatgtagcgagggcaagccgacaagagcatacaggtcgcagtggtgggtgttatatggggctttagtgacaaaacggatggcactgtgataactcagcaaactggatgcagtctgagtattggaggctattttgtcaatgacattgccgaagttaAGGATCAGTAGGCTAGTCAGTTTTACGATAataatacggtgattgacagagtcgaaaggcttggccaggtcaatgaagacggctgcacagtactgtcttttatagatggtggttatgatatcgtttagtaccttgagagtggctgaggtgcacccgtgaccagttcgtaaaccggattgcacagcggagaaggtacggatggattcgaaatggtcagtgatctgtttgttaacttggctttcgaagactttagaaaggcagggcaggatggaaataggtctgtaacagtttgggtccagcgagtcaccccttttgaagagggggatgaccacggaagctttccaatctttatgAATCTCgcacgatacaaaagagaggttgaacagactagtaataggggttgccacaatggcggcagatcattttagaaagagagggtccagctGATTTGttcgggtccaggttttgcagctctttcagaacatcagctatctggatttgggtgaaggagaagctggggaggctagggcaagtagctgcggtgggtggggagctgttggccggggttggggtagccaggaggaaagcatgggacagccgtagagaaatgcttgttgaagttttcgattatcatggagttatcggtggtgacagtgtttcctagcctcagagtaGTGGGCgggaggaggaggtgctcttattctccatggactttacagtgtcccaaaactttttggagttagagctaaaGGATgcaaagctagcctttgctttcctaactgactgtgtgtattggttcctgacttctctGAAAAAATGCATATTCCGTGGACTACACGATGCTAgcgcagtacgccacaggatgtttttgttctGATCGAGggaagtcaggtctggagtgaaccaaggggtaacaacgggtaagacaacaacagttaatcagctaagacaacaggtaaaatggcaatgaatgggcagagagggtcagttaactacacatagggcctgagttcgagtctgtggccgacagataaacaaaatggagacccgtgattaatgaacaatccagcaggcatcagctatgtagccaagtgatcatagggtcccaGTGATCAGGAATATATGAACCAGGGAAGCCGTTAGGTAGTCATTACTACGCTAGCCGAAAGATGCGCCTGGATCGAGGCTACTGGTGATAGCTTCGGGACAAGGGCGTCACCGACGTCCTGCAAAGACCGGTTGAGGGCACATCGGATGgaattacgtcggcagaccagtcgtgatggatcggcggggctccgtgttgaCAAAGGGTGCAGGagaattggcaaaagaggtattgtaccTGGAGTAATTTTGTTTGCTTGCCGGGAGATGCACCTGGCTCGAGGTTAACTGGTGCTAGCTCCGGGAcaagggcgttagccactatgGCCACTCCGATGCAAAGATCCAGAGCGTAcagcaggaatccggtgatgtagtggCTTCTAGTCGTCTTAGTGAAGAGTCtgggaggcatcagctgtgtagccgagtgatcatagggtccactgAGCAGGCTGGGAGATGGGCCTGGCTCAAGGCTAGCTTCGAGGCTTTGACACtcggtggcagctagctagctgcgattatCCGGTGTATTGGTCCAGAGAGGGAATACAGCAAGAATACGGTGATGTGGTGGAGAAAAACAGCAGGAATACGGTGATGTAGTGAAGAAAAACAGTCCGAAATGCTCATGGTTGACattgcgctgtgcagactggcaggtattatccaggctaaaagcgGCTGGTGTCTGAGCTAAAAAGGTAAAGgccactagcagtggctaacaatgactaaatagctagtagctaattcgctggttagcttctgatggctagctgctgatggaggttctagctataaggtctaaaaaatagcagatccgtatcacattgggtgaggcgggttgccggaaggtatatttaatttaaacaTGAAAAAAAAGATTGAAATATTTTGCAATATATACAAAAATGATGAAAAAACAACATTTACAACAGCAAAGACGTcatactgctacgccatcttggattgcaAGATGACTCAGTTAAAAAACATTGGATATAGCAAACTCTGAAATGATTTAGTATTTCTGTGCCGATAAACTGTTTTCCCAGCGCAACATAAGGAGCAACTAAATGATACATAGTTCGAGTGCATTTCAGAATGGAAAAAAACTGTCCGACAGCAAGATCCCGTATTTAAATTGAAGTTCATCATATGACAAGCGTAACactatgactataactactgttccctgaaggagggaaactagGTACAACATGCTATTAAATTCACGCCTCGCTGGAAGCCCGCCTTCCACAGGTGATGAGCGTGAGGCTCGGGTTTATTCCTTAAATTTAATACCGCTCTACACCGACCCAGGAAGGGGCGAGGCCAAAGAGGTTTTGCACCTCGTTTCCCTTCTTCAGGGAACAGTAATTAtagtgttaggttctaatttttcagagtaaataactcagacactagagaagcttaaccaagttcaattcttcccaaagggttgTTACAGCCATAGTTCAGACAAATGTATTTTCCACACTTtggacactcctcctcctctccaatccttacatcttcTGGGTCAACAGGAAGAGGGTAACAGGATACTAAACCCTTATTACtcccttcaggggatctgacctgacctcaacccttcCTTCGCCTAATCCACAGATATCCATCCACTTCCCTTATAGCAATCCTGTGATCTCCTCCCGTCCACCCAGCACATTCCACAGCCATTATGTCTTTCTACAAATCTCACTCCTTTATATACTCTGCATCTGATCTATCAtgtctttaatatctcaatgttcaaagtttagccCGAATCCAAAAGTCATAAAGTTACACTCCCTTTCAGTCGGTCAACTTCTGTAAAACATACTATGGGAAAATACAATCATTCCCCATGCCGACCTAAACGGATACTAAATGAAgcggcccctggcagaccacCCAGACCTTACTTCACAAGATGTCAATTTATTAATTGTATTTTGTTTGAAACACTCCTggcaatgttgagtaaggacacacACCCAATTACACATATAGAAGTAGGACTAGTCTACCTGGTCTGAgcgcaaatgtaggcctataaatgtgcccatttggggatgtctgatagtatttctgattgtcgtaacgcaccaccactaatgagttctggagcttctcaaagtaatcctttattcacctcaaacagcaagaaAACAAAGTCTAATCAGAATCAATTGCAAATGAGAATAGTTCCtcaaagtatttaaaaaatatttccagctctcgccctttcgataaccactcggcACGAAAGAGAAAAACGTAATACgctgatccagtggaaatgttaaaatacctgattacttcttatcccttttacaaatagcctacagctgtgtcggTCGAGAACTCACTGGCGCGGGAAACTGAgagcccagaatattttatacaattgtGCAAGCTTGCTATATCGAGTTTTGGGCCGACCCAGTTGATAGTTTATCCAATGTTTCCAgttcgtttgtttgtttgttattatTTGTTTCCCTTTAATGTGCTtatactttactgtatttatatatcacttttcaacaggaaaagtttttttaaaatcacTGGAGGACGTCATGAACAATTCCGACAGTACAAAAACATATTTAAGTGTAGAATGCCCTTTTAAAAatcacacattagttcaacaactgcagagtttgtgtccctgttttataagacagtactcactgcatTTACTGGTGTTAATGAGAACAATGTCCCTGTTTAATAAGATAGCACTCACTttctgccagcagcataccactgctggcttgcttctgaagctaagcagggttggtcctggtcagttcctggatgggagaccagatgctgcggGAAGTgttgttggagggccagtaggaggcactctttcctctggtctaaaaatatatcccaataccccaggggagactaccctctgtagggtgctgtctttcggatgggacattaaatgggtgtcctgactctctgaggtcactaaagatcccatggcacttactgtaagagtaggggtgttaaccccggtgtcctggctaaattcccaatctggccctcaaaccatcagtcatctaataatccccagtttacaattggctcatctctcccctgtaactattccccaggtcgttgctgcaaatgagaacgtgttctcagtcaacttacctggtaaaataaaggataaataaaaactatatttactggtgttaatcagatcaatgtccctgttttataaaatagtactcactgtatttactggtgttaatcagatctccagtcctctcttcttcgtcctcctctaatgtgacagtaatctcccccTCTTCATCCTTCATTCCAAAAACCTCTTCATCTTCTTTCACTTCATCCTCCACTCCAAAAACCGAAtattcctcctctttcactctgaaggcgtctttctcttcttctttcacggtaacagcctcaccctctacttgtttttgtattgtaatagcctcttctccctcctcctctttcacgagagcttctttctccgtccagcagacctcctcttcttcagcaggagagtagcttagtgagCTCATGGTCGGAGAtgttagcattagcgactagactagtgctaacttaaccagccaaCAAGTTGACTTACAACGTAAATATTAAACTAAATGGGGTAGCTAGTTGTTTCCACATAAGTATGTTTAAATCATAGTGGCAAATAAACAAGTAAATTGTCTAAAGAACTTGAATGTTCCGACTTTGTTGTCCAGCGAGCTACGGAGGTGGCTGCAGTTGTTGAAGAAGCCTTCCGTCCACTAGAATATACGTCACAGTAGAAACATCGCCTAAAAAACACATATCGCAGTCtgctgtctggagggaggaaacGCAGTTGAGGAGGGAATTTCTTAATTGTTTTATCTTCAATTAATTTTAATATTATAAAGCAGTTTAGGGAAACGTTTTTTCCTCTCCATTAAATAAGAATATTATATCAACACGTACAAATAGCAACAATATGTTTTACGAGAATTTAAAACTAACTCTACATCTACTCCAGATGTGTATTTCTGATTCAGTCAAATAACTAGATATCAAAGTAAGCACCTAGTTATTgatacccttgataaagatgagcaaaaatgactgtataaaataaataaactttaCTTTACTACCCACTACCAGGATATTTTAGCCCAAAACCTGGTTACCTCTCTgctaggaggctgaaacttggccataagtggatcttccagcaagacacatCAACACCCACGAAGAAACGGTTAATTgggcacaaaatcaacattttcaaCGGCCATCTCAGTCTTCGGACTTCAACTCCATTGAAAACCTATGGTTTGAATTATacagggcagtccataagcacagacaaaataaatcaaggacctggagagattctgtatggaggaacggTCTAAGATCCCACCCAATGTGTTCtctaatctcataaaacatttcagtgtatttatcctcccaaggggagggtgctagagtattgaaAACATGGGTGGCAATAATTCAGACCCCTACCTTTTGAGAATTACATGTTAAactaaatctctttctctgagataTTGTATCagtataaaacaatataatttCCCTTTATTTgttggtgtaacaatacatcatgtagatgtgtataatgaacagactaggtctatactgctcctacatggtgtagcaatacatcatgtagatgtacataatg
This sequence is a window from Oncorhynchus mykiss isolate Arlee chromosome 13, USDA_OmykA_1.1, whole genome shotgun sequence. Protein-coding genes within it:
- the LOC118938441 gene encoding cilia- and flagella-associated protein 251-like isoform X3 — translated: MLTSPTMSSLSYSPAEEEEVCWTEKEALVKEEEGEEAITIQKQVEGEAVTVKEEEKDAFRVKEEEYSVFGVEDEVKEDEEVFGMKDEEGEITVTLEEDEEERTGDLINTSKYTTTWGIVTGER
- the LOC118938441 gene encoding uncharacterized protein LOC118938441 isoform X2 is translated as MLTSPTMSSLSYSPAEEEEVCWTEKEALVKEEEGEEAITIQKQVEGEAVTVKEEEKDAFRVKEEEYSVFGVEDEVKEDEEVFGMKDEEGEITVTLEEDEEERTGDLINTSKYRLETTAAILLLPYLFNEGPSGLYVRDKISPLFTPSLHIGGNPFHHESNPAGL